AGTAGAACCACCTCCTGCTGCAAGTTCACTGCTTAAATCTGCGGCAGATTTCACGAGCTTATAATTGTTCCGAACGGATGAATCTAATTTTGTCCAAGTGCTGCCTTTATAGAAATAGAAAGCATTTTCTGAAGTATCATAAACTAACAAGCCATTTACTGGGTTTGCAATAGCTAGCCGCTCGACAGATGTCATTCGTGGTGTTAGCATACCTTTAGTGGTAGAAACCACATCCAACATAGCGGATTCATTTGGCATGAGTGTTCCGATTCCGACTTGAGAGAAACCTGTGGTTGATAATAAAAAAAGAGCCATTAGGCTAAATGCGTTTAAAAGTAGTTTTTTCGTTTTCATAATTAGTATTTTAAGATTTTAGTAGATTTTTGGGCATTATTTGTTTTGAGTACAACCATGTAAACACCGGTACTATGATGAAATGGAATTAGTACTTTATGTTGATTGTCAAGATTTTCTGTAAGTGATAAAAGATGCTGACCCATTATATTATAGACCTCAATACCTGAAATTTCTAAATTGTTCGGGTTTGAAACCACTATTTGGTCAAGGCCATTATAAAAAACTGTTATTTTGTCCAACTCTATATGATTTGTACTTAAGGTTTCTGCCGGTTGGAAAACAATAGAATACCGTGTTAAATATTCGCCGATTGGCAAATTAATTTCAAAATCGGCTTCCGTTAAATTATAGGTCGTATCCAACAAATTATCTTTTAAATAAATAGTATGGCTGAAATTTTCAGCCGCATCCAACATCAATCGGTGGGATCCTGCTTCAGAAATTATTAAACCAATTGGAAACTCCAAGTGGTCTGCAAAACTATTTGTACCCTGAATACCATATCGTCTGTTTGCATTATTTTCTATAATAAAAAACATATCATCGTCGCGAGACATGTATTGCAGCGCATCATAACCCGGGTTATAATTTTCGTCTGCAGGAGAATTAGGAAGAAACCCTAATAGTAATTGTCTGTGAAATCCTTCTGGATCCTCATAACCAAGACGAATGTATTGATTTTCGGCACTTGCATTATGTGTTGAATTTGAAAGCCTGCTGGAAGATTCTAGTTTAAAAAAACGTTGCGAATTTTTAAAAACAATAGTCCCAGAGCCTATGGCATCTATGAAAAATCCTTTTCCAATTGGCACATATTGCGAAGGTTCTGTAACGGTTCCAGAAGTACCAATTCCTGCAATAAGCGGTGACGCAATAGAAGGTGGTGTTCCACCGGTTAAATTTCTAGTAGCATAACCCCCTAAATAATCAGATAATACATGTGATGTTGATCCACCATCAACCCAAAAGTGAAGCGATTCTAAAACGGTACTATTATCATTAATAAAATCGTCAGCATCTAAAGCTGAAGGATAGGGATTACCTAATAAAATGCTTTCACCACTGCTAATTGGAAATTGATAGTCACCATTGTTTGGTGCTCCGTAAAATACATAGTTCTGATCCGTTCCAATAGAGTTTGGACCTTTCATGGTATAACCTTCTCCCGGATTTAAAACGCTTGTACTGTTTAATGCAATCCAATTTGCATACGAACCCGATCCCCGCGCATATTTATACAGCCACCTAGTATTAATAGTTAATGCCGTTGTAACATTACCCCCACCGTCTGTTACGGAAGGAAGCCCATTGTACGGGTTACCAGAATTAAATAATATTTGTGTAGGCTTAAAAGGATTGACGCTTGAATCTACACCATCAAATTTTCCACCCAAAAAACTAAAAATACCGCTATTGTTTACTGGAGAAGACCAATAGTCATATTGAAAGGGTGAAACGGTTCCTTGTTGATCTAAAATAAGTTTACCCGAGTTAATGGTATTAGCATCTACTCCGGAGTGCTCTTGAACAAGTTGTGCCTCACCTGTTAGTCTTAAGTCGCCACTTTTTAAATTCAAGGCATTGGTTACTTGCAATAAGAAGTCGTCTGCAACGGTAACACCCTTTAATCCTTCGGGTGTGATGTCAATTTCCAGATTATAAAAATGGGCATTCGCTGCGCTTCCGGATAAATTTAAAAAATTGTTGGATGCGCTTTTAAAATAAGTTGTTCCAGCTGTGGCACTGGTTGCTCCATGATTAATGAAGCTATTATTCAAATACAAATTACCATTGGAAACATGATTTCCGGCAACCGTATTGGTGTATTCCTCTTCAAAATACACATTGCTATTCGTGCTTATTTTAAGCACTCCTGTATTTACTATTTGTGCATTTGCAAAAAAGCAAGCACAAAGTAAAACACAGAACATAATTGTAGGTTTTAAGTTCATTGTTTATAGTTTAGATTTGGGTTAGATAAAATACTAAATTATTTTTTTAAAAGGTTCATTTTGTTCTATATTTTCTGATTTATTTAATACGTTTTTTAGTTTATTGACCGTCAGCGGCTTGGTAATATAACCAGCACAATAAGGTTCATTTCGCGCTTTATTAATGTCCATAGAACACATGGAAGATGACACCATATATACTTTTATTGCTCGTGTATTGATAAAGTTTAAAAGTTTAAACTCATTAAAAAAATTAAACCCATTCATTTCCGGCATATTTATATCTAACAAAATGACATCTGGAATAGCTACAGATTTAATATTGGTATTTAATTCCAACAGCTTAAAAAAACTAATTGCTGAAATAGCATTATTAAAAACCCGCGTTTTTATATTTGGGTTGTATTTTTCAATAATTCTTTGATTAACAAATAGATCTATCTTGTTATCATCGATCAACATTACATTTTCAATCATTGTTTTTGCTCCCTTCTTTTAAATTTGGTAATTGCACCCTAAATGTGGTGCCTTTATTTATTATACTTTTAACCTCTACACTGCCATTAAAATCTTCTACAATACGCTTAACAATGTAAAGCCCCAGGCCTGTTCCTTCAGAATTATCACTATTTGCTTTAAAATAAAGATCAAATACTTTATCAATATCATCTTCACGAATTCCTATACCATTGTCAGAAACTAAAATACTTATATCATCATCACTACTTATAATATTTATATGCGTGGTAGGCGTCAGTTTATTCGTTTTAGATTTGGCAAAACAAATGGTATTGTGGATTAGGTTTTGAAGTATAGAATCTATTAATTCCTGATTGAAATAAAAGTCAGTTTCCTGCTGAATATCCACATGAAAAGTGATATTATCAAAATTCTTTATCCCTTTTAAGGCCACAAGTGCAGTATTAATTTTCTTTTCAAAATCTATAATTGTATTGTCTCTTCGTTTTTCTGAAATAATAGACGCAAAAGCCAAATCGTCCAACAAAAAGCGTCCTTTTTCTAACGTTTCGTCCAACATATCAATTAACAATCTGGTTCTGCTGTTAAGCTCTTCCTCCTTTAAGAGGTGAAGTAATCCTTCCGCAGATGTTAATGGCGCTTTTAAGTCGTGCGCAGAACGGTATAAAAACAGCTCCAAATCTTTGGTTGTTTGTTTTAATTTCTCCTCTAATTTTTTGCGTTTAGAAATATCAAGCATGATTGCGCAATAAAATTTATCCTTGCCATTTTGCCAATTACTCATAGCAAACTCCACCGGAAACTCGTCACCATTTTTTCGTAAGCCCAGCATTTCTATATTATCACCATAGGAATCATTATCCAGTTTATCTTTTGCTTTAAGCAATTCCTTAACACCTGTATCCACCTGTTTTTTAGAAATTAAAACGGTTAATGGTTTACCTATAATTTCAGAGCTAGTATATCCAAATGCCAATTCAGCGCCTTTATTCCATTCTATAATATTTCCTACTCCATTGGCTACAACTAAAATACCCACATTTATGGATTGAAATATGTTGCTGTACTTGGTTTCAATAGCTTTTAGTTGAATGGATGCCTTATTGTTATTTTTATGTTTTTTGGTTTTTACAGTAGCATACATTATTTCATTCTCCAAATTAAAAACAGGTTTTAACTTCGAAATAAAAAAAGTTTGTCTGCCTTTTAATGACAAACCCATGGACTGGTATTTACAGACCTTGCCTTGATTAAACACCTTATTTACTTGTTTCTTTACATAATTATGATTGGCAGGGTTTACAAAATCATAAATATTTGAACCAATAATACTGTCGTACGCATTATGCATAGCACTTTTAGATGTATTTATAATCTTTCCAAACTTATCTATATATAAAACATCTTGGGTGAAATTTTCAATAAGCTTTTGTTCATTACAATGAACAGGGTTTTTATTTATACCCTTGCAATAGTAATTGCTAACATCACTGCTTATTGTTACGTATTTTATTATCGCACCGCTTTCATTCTTTATAGGTTCAATAGTAGTATCTAGCCAAAAAACCTCATTATTTTCTCTTTTATGAGATAAAACGCCTCGCCATATTTCACCAGCCAAAAAGGCTTCAGATTGCATTGGTAATTTTAATAAGTGGTTTATTTGACCAACAGCTGCTTTTTTGGAAACATTCATCACTTTAAAAAAATTGTCATTACAATACACCAACTTCCCACAAGCATC
Above is a window of Bizionia sp. M204 DNA encoding:
- a CDS encoding T9SS type A sorting domain-containing protein, which translates into the protein MNLKPTIMFCVLLCACFFANAQIVNTGVLKISTNSNVYFEEEYTNTVAGNHVSNGNLYLNNSFINHGATSATAGTTYFKSASNNFLNLSGSAANAHFYNLEIDITPEGLKGVTVADDFLLQVTNALNLKSGDLRLTGEAQLVQEHSGVDANTINSGKLILDQQGTVSPFQYDYWSSPVNNSGIFSFLGGKFDGVDSSVNPFKPTQILFNSGNPYNGLPSVTDGGGNVTTALTINTRWLYKYARGSGSYANWIALNSTSVLNPGEGYTMKGPNSIGTDQNYVFYGAPNNGDYQFPISSGESILLGNPYPSALDADDFINDNSTVLESLHFWVDGGSTSHVLSDYLGGYATRNLTGGTPPSIASPLIAGIGTSGTVTEPSQYVPIGKGFFIDAIGSGTIVFKNSQRFFKLESSSRLSNSTHNASAENQYIRLGYEDPEGFHRQLLLGFLPNSPADENYNPGYDALQYMSRDDDMFFIIENNANRRYGIQGTNSFADHLEFPIGLIISEAGSHRLMLDAAENFSHTIYLKDNLLDTTYNLTEADFEINLPIGEYLTRYSIVFQPAETLSTNHIELDKITVFYNGLDQIVVSNPNNLEISGIEVYNIMGQHLLSLTENLDNQHKVLIPFHHSTGVYMVVLKTNNAQKSTKILKY
- a CDS encoding response regulator; this encodes MIENVMLIDDNKIDLFVNQRIIEKYNPNIKTRVFNNAISAISFFKLLELNTNIKSVAIPDVILLDINMPEMNGFNFFNEFKLLNFINTRAIKVYMVSSSMCSMDINKARNEPYCAGYITKPLTVNKLKNVLNKSENIEQNEPFKKII
- a CDS encoding PAS domain-containing protein, translated to MYKAITNLNSIIQVEALLESLDSHLIISVSDACGKLVYCNDNFFKVMNVSKKAAVGQINHLLKLPMQSEAFLAGEIWRGVLSHKRENNEVFWLDTTIEPIKNESGAIIKYVTISSDVSNYYCKGINKNPVHCNEQKLIENFTQDVLYIDKFGKIINTSKSAMHNAYDSIIGSNIYDFVNPANHNYVKKQVNKVFNQGKVCKYQSMGLSLKGRQTFFISKLKPVFNLENEIMYATVKTKKHKNNNKASIQLKAIETKYSNIFQSINVGILVVANGVGNIIEWNKGAELAFGYTSSEIIGKPLTVLISKKQVDTGVKELLKAKDKLDNDSYGDNIEMLGLRKNGDEFPVEFAMSNWQNGKDKFYCAIMLDISKRKKLEEKLKQTTKDLELFLYRSAHDLKAPLTSAEGLLHLLKEEELNSRTRLLIDMLDETLEKGRFLLDDLAFASIISEKRRDNTIIDFEKKINTALVALKGIKNFDNITFHVDIQQETDFYFNQELIDSILQNLIHNTICFAKSKTNKLTPTTHINIISSDDDISILVSDNGIGIREDDIDKVFDLYFKANSDNSEGTGLGLYIVKRIVEDFNGSVEVKSIINKGTTFRVQLPNLKEGSKNND